The following proteins are encoded in a genomic region of Candidatus Methylospira mobilis:
- a CDS encoding amino acid ABC transporter ATP-binding protein produces MRVKLNGLQKSFSDNVVLKPASLELPDFHALVLIGPSGGGKTTLLRILAGLETPDRGMLEIDGQAMSFDERNLLHHRRSVGTVFQSYNLFPHLSALENIVLPLEKAHGYNHADAAELAMSLLERFRLAEHAHKKPAQMSGGQQQRVAIARAVAIKPRFLLFDEPTSALDPEMTGEVLDLIEELRSEGRDLILVTHQMGFARRVADQAVFLSDGCIVETGPTSRLFDQPDSADLKQFLQRVFQY; encoded by the coding sequence ATGCGAGTTAAGCTGAACGGTTTGCAAAAAAGCTTCAGCGACAATGTCGTGCTGAAGCCGGCCTCCCTGGAGTTGCCGGACTTTCATGCCCTGGTGCTGATTGGCCCTTCCGGAGGAGGCAAAACGACCTTATTACGGATACTCGCCGGCCTGGAAACCCCGGACCGGGGCATGCTGGAAATCGACGGGCAAGCGATGAGTTTCGATGAACGGAACCTGCTGCATCACCGGCGTAGCGTCGGCACCGTCTTTCAGTCCTACAATCTGTTCCCTCACCTGTCGGCGTTGGAAAACATCGTTCTGCCGCTGGAAAAAGCGCATGGTTACAACCATGCCGATGCTGCTGAGCTGGCCATGAGTCTGCTGGAACGTTTTCGCCTTGCGGAGCATGCGCATAAAAAACCGGCGCAGATGTCCGGCGGACAGCAACAGCGCGTCGCCATCGCCAGAGCAGTCGCGATCAAACCGCGGTTTTTGCTGTTTGACGAGCCGACTTCAGCCCTGGACCCGGAAATGACCGGCGAGGTGCTCGATCTTATCGAAGAATTAAGATCGGAAGGACGCGACCTGATTCTGGTCACCCATCAAATGGGTTTCGCGCGCCGGGTGGCGGATCAAGCCGTGTTTCTGTCTGACGGATGCATAGTCGAGACAGGTCCGACATCCCGGTTATTCGACCAACCGGACAGCGCGGACCTTAAACAATTTTTGCAGAGAGTGTTTCAGTATTAG
- a CDS encoding methyl-accepting chemotaxis protein: MLNSLFSGRPNTKVQARIDEVAGILEKIAARDFSQPVDINNSDAFVPLMRSVKKIQDADTESSRQVMIIEAALSSVRSCVMVADENLNIIYANPALVSMFKAAEDDFSEASPGFNANRILGANVDQFIDNPPQLRRILNELTGQYKTEIHIGKLVFSLMANPVFYADGRRRIATVIEWTNRSSEADFKAQINEVVDGVLNGRLAVRADLDNIPKGGSYRQTAESLNRILDALAGPLNMAAGYVDRIAKGDIPPKITGDCNGDFNTLKNGLNTCIDMINHQAEAARCIAAGDLSVKIAARSNNDELAKSLIRITEVLGGLQKELQRLTDASGKGLLSERARPDQFEGVYAAILRNTNDMMDAILLPIGEGNRILAQISNGNIDELVAQTYQGDHEKMKQAVNNIALVLQKFKAELGKLTEFSRQGRLDKRGDTADFTGAYAEVISGINEMLDAILLPIGEGNRILAQISNGNIDELIAQTYQGDHEKMKQAVNNIALVLQKFKAEVDKLTEFSRQGQLDKRGETAGFTGVYAEVISGVNKMLDAILLPIGEGNRILVQISNGNIDELIAQTYQGDHEKMKQAVNNIALVLQKFKAELGKLTEFSRQGQLDKRGETTVFKGAYAEVISGINEMLDAILLPIGEGNRILSKISEGNLREKVEITCHGDHQKMKDAVNGVHDWLKELIAYVTRIASGDLTAEMSKASDDDQIHEYLVLVKNNITALINDANMLSVAAVEGRLSTRADANRHQGDFRKIIQGFNDTMDAVIGPVNEVMRVVTAMEQGDMTLGIAEEYQGQLRQLRDAVNNTINRLAQTIGQVIIATDALGGAAVEISATAQSMSQGASEQAASVEETSSSMDQMSASILQNAQNAKVTDGMANKAAKEAGEGGEAVTRTVEAMKSIAGKILIIDDIAYQTNLLALNAAIEAARAGEHGKGFAVVAAEVRKLAERSQVAAQEIGELARSSVAMAEKAGNLLNEIVPSIAKTSELVQEIASASEEQTAGAEQINNAMTQLNQITQQNSGASEELAATAEEMNEQAEQLKELMGFFTVKNVAQQTGTERNAALKSVKSKAKPKTGFAETGNPALDQREFVRF; encoded by the coding sequence ATGTTGAATAGTTTGTTTTCCGGCAGACCCAATACCAAAGTACAGGCGCGTATCGATGAAGTAGCGGGCATCCTCGAAAAAATAGCGGCGCGTGATTTTAGCCAGCCCGTAGATATCAACAATTCCGATGCTTTTGTGCCGTTAATGCGGAGCGTTAAGAAAATACAGGATGCAGATACCGAAAGCAGCCGGCAGGTGATGATCATTGAAGCGGCCTTGAGTTCGGTCAGATCCTGTGTGATGGTGGCGGACGAGAATCTTAATATCATCTATGCAAACCCCGCTCTCGTCTCGATGTTCAAAGCTGCCGAAGACGATTTTAGCGAAGCATCCCCCGGCTTTAACGCCAACCGTATTTTAGGCGCCAATGTCGACCAGTTCATTGACAATCCACCTCAACTGCGTCGCATACTGAACGAACTGACCGGCCAGTACAAAACCGAAATCCATATCGGCAAGCTGGTGTTCTCCTTGATGGCAAACCCGGTTTTTTATGCGGATGGGAGGCGGCGTATCGCCACGGTGATCGAATGGACGAATCGTTCGTCCGAAGCAGATTTCAAAGCGCAGATCAATGAAGTTGTCGATGGCGTACTAAATGGACGACTGGCTGTGCGCGCCGATCTGGATAACATTCCGAAAGGGGGGAGTTACCGCCAAACCGCCGAAAGTTTGAACCGGATATTGGACGCGTTGGCAGGACCGTTAAATATGGCAGCCGGTTATGTCGATCGTATTGCCAAAGGCGACATACCGCCGAAAATTACCGGTGACTGCAACGGCGATTTCAATACGCTAAAAAACGGCCTTAATACGTGTATCGACATGATTAATCATCAAGCCGAAGCCGCTCGATGCATTGCAGCAGGAGACCTGTCGGTCAAGATCGCAGCACGCTCAAACAACGACGAGCTGGCCAAAAGCCTGATTCGCATCACCGAGGTCCTGGGCGGTTTGCAAAAAGAATTGCAACGCTTGACAGACGCTTCCGGCAAAGGACTGCTATCCGAACGCGCCAGACCGGACCAATTCGAAGGCGTTTATGCCGCAATTCTTCGCAATACCAATGACATGATGGACGCGATACTGCTGCCGATAGGCGAAGGCAACCGCATTCTCGCGCAAATCTCCAACGGCAACATCGACGAACTGGTCGCCCAGACCTACCAGGGCGACCACGAGAAAATGAAGCAGGCGGTCAACAACATCGCCCTGGTGCTGCAAAAGTTCAAAGCTGAACTGGGCAAGCTCACCGAATTCAGCCGCCAGGGACGGTTGGACAAGCGTGGCGACACAGCGGATTTTACAGGTGCTTACGCTGAAGTGATAAGCGGCATCAACGAAATGCTGGACGCGATACTGCTGCCGATAGGCGAAGGCAACCGTATTCTCGCGCAAATCTCCAACGGCAATATCGACGAACTGATCGCCCAGACCTACCAGGGCGATCACGAGAAAATGAAGCAGGCGGTCAACAACATCGCCCTGGTGCTGCAAAAGTTCAAGGCTGAAGTGGACAAACTCACCGAATTCAGCCGCCAGGGACAGTTGGACAAGCGTGGCGAAACCGCTGGTTTTACAGGTGTTTACGCTGAAGTGATAAGCGGCGTCAACAAAATGTTGGACGCGATTTTGCTGCCGATCGGCGAAGGCAACCGCATTCTCGTGCAAATCTCCAACGGCAACATCGACGAACTGATCGCCCAGACCTACCAGGGCGATCACGAGAAAATGAAGCAGGCGGTCAACAACATCGCCCTGGTGCTGCAAAAATTCAAGGCTGAACTGGGCAAGCTCACCGAATTCAGCCGCCAGGGACAGTTGGACAAGCGTGGCGAAACCACCGTGTTTAAAGGCGCCTACGCTGAAGTGATAAGCGGGATCAACGAAATGCTGGACGCGATTTTGCTGCCGATCGGCGAAGGGAACCGCATACTGTCGAAGATCAGCGAAGGCAATCTGCGTGAAAAAGTCGAGATCACCTGCCACGGTGATCACCAGAAAATGAAGGACGCCGTGAACGGCGTACACGACTGGCTTAAAGAGCTGATTGCCTACGTCACCCGTATTGCCTCGGGCGACCTGACCGCAGAGATGAGCAAGGCCTCGGACGACGATCAAATTCACGAATATCTGGTATTGGTCAAAAACAACATCACTGCGCTGATAAACGATGCCAATATGCTGTCGGTAGCGGCGGTCGAGGGCAGATTATCGACGCGCGCCGATGCAAACAGACATCAAGGCGATTTTCGCAAAATTATCCAGGGGTTCAACGACACCATGGATGCAGTCATCGGACCGGTCAATGAAGTCATGCGAGTGGTGACGGCCATGGAGCAGGGCGATATGACGCTTGGCATCGCCGAGGAATACCAGGGACAATTGCGTCAATTGCGCGATGCGGTCAACAATACTATCAACAGGCTGGCGCAAACCATCGGTCAAGTCATAATCGCCACGGATGCTTTGGGAGGTGCGGCGGTAGAAATCAGCGCGACGGCTCAGTCGATGTCGCAGGGCGCCAGCGAGCAAGCGGCGAGCGTGGAAGAAACCAGTAGCTCGATGGATCAAATGAGCGCATCCATTCTTCAGAACGCGCAGAATGCCAAAGTAACAGACGGCATGGCCAACAAGGCCGCCAAGGAAGCCGGCGAGGGTGGCGAAGCAGTCACCAGGACAGTCGAGGCCATGAAAAGTATCGCCGGGAAAATCCTCATCATCGATGATATCGCCTATCAAACCAACCTGTTGGCGCTCAATGCGGCCATTGAGGCCGCGCGCGCCGGTGAACACGGCAAAGGTTTTGCCGTGGTAGCGGCGGAAGTGCGCAAACTTGCGGAGCGCAGTCAAGTGGCGGCGCAGGAAATCGGCGAATTGGCGCGCAGTAGCGTGGCGATGGCGGAAAAGGCCGGAAACCTACTCAACGAAATTGTGCCTAGCATCGCCAAAACCTCCGAACTGGTGCAGGAAATTGCGTCGGCGTCGGAAGAGCAAACTGCAGGCGCGGAGCAAATCAATAACGCGATGACGCAGCTCAACCAGATCACTCAACAAAATTCCGGCGCGTCGGAAGAGTTGGCGGCAACGGCGGAAGAAATGAACGAACAGGCCGAACAACTAAAGGAACTGATGGGTTTCTTTACGGTAAAAAACGTGGCGCAGCAAACCGGGACAGAACGGAATGCAGCCTTGAAATCCGTCAAATCGAAAGCGAAGCCCAAAACCGGGTTTGCTGAAACAGGGAATCCCGCGCTTGATCAAAGAGAATTTGTGCGTTTTTAA
- a CDS encoding transporter substrate-binding domain-containing protein, with product MHALLISCATLFFACSISAGAATHADTLVVGMDLSYPPFEMTDKAGEPSGLSVELAQELGKALNKPIAIQNMAFDGLIPALKTGKIDLILSSMTATAERARSIDFSEPYFKSGLSLLVNKSSPVASVADLDNPQRTIAVKRGTTGHIYVAQHLKKAHLLLLDKESSAVMEVVQAKADATIYDQIFVVQNWQRNPDTTRVLLDPIDAGEWAIGIRKGNDALKVQVNAFLATFRANGGFSRLADAYLQEQKAGFEKLGVPFPL from the coding sequence ATGCACGCACTGCTGATTTCATGCGCGACACTGTTTTTTGCCTGCTCGATTTCGGCCGGTGCCGCAACGCACGCCGACACCCTGGTTGTCGGCATGGATTTATCCTACCCTCCTTTCGAAATGACGGATAAAGCCGGCGAACCCAGCGGTTTGAGCGTTGAACTGGCGCAGGAACTGGGTAAAGCGTTAAACAAACCCATCGCGATACAAAATATGGCTTTTGACGGACTGATTCCGGCGCTGAAAACCGGCAAGATCGATCTGATCCTGTCTTCAATGACGGCTACTGCCGAGCGCGCCAGATCCATCGACTTTTCCGAGCCGTATTTTAAAAGCGGTTTGTCGCTGCTGGTCAACAAATCGTCGCCAGTCGCATCGGTTGCCGATCTCGATAACCCTCAGCGCACCATAGCGGTGAAAAGAGGCACTACCGGGCATATTTACGTGGCTCAGCACCTGAAAAAGGCGCATCTATTACTACTGGACAAGGAATCCTCCGCAGTAATGGAAGTGGTCCAGGCTAAAGCCGACGCGACGATTTACGACCAGATTTTCGTGGTGCAGAACTGGCAGCGCAACCCGGACACCACCCGCGTCCTGCTTGATCCGATAGACGCTGGAGAATGGGCTATCGGTATTCGTAAAGGCAACGATGCGCTCAAGGTACAGGTGAATGCGTTTCTGGCAACTTTCCGCGCCAACGGCGGATTTTCGCGTCTGGCAGATGCCTATCTGCAAGAGCAGAAAGCCGGATTCGAGAAGCTGGGCGTCCCATTTCCGTTATAA
- a CDS encoding GGDEF domain-containing protein, with amino-acid sequence MLGLLSCLLAGMLLLTGWHLKSIRGIREYALGDLCIGLTFCVGGYYSPLAADDECMVLEAMVLTFGQSLRINGIRAFNGEKPNLLLPFVIMILVGINTYWWVVVHTDASLRAMTNSVFFCLINLLCIRALSIRTETLVRMAYRLTGGAYAFLVLLIALRAIATLRTDSPADHYYVNHGFLLLASVAQFCAAFGFMLMLNYRLAAALEHAASCDSLTGALNRRSLALIADRLCLQLTKLQQPLALIMLDVDHFKSINDRFGHPQGDDVLRRLAELARASIRNTDYLGRYGGEEFCVLLPNATESEALQIAERMRNSIANTPLPTETGDTITCTISIGICDSEHFGLDFETMVNQADKALYYAKQNGRNRALTVAQLNEVAVAA; translated from the coding sequence ATGTTGGGCCTGCTCAGTTGCTTGCTGGCGGGCATGCTGTTGCTGACTGGATGGCATCTCAAATCGATCCGGGGCATCAGGGAATACGCCCTGGGAGATTTGTGTATTGGTTTGACTTTTTGCGTGGGGGGCTATTACTCTCCGCTGGCCGCAGACGATGAGTGCATGGTGCTCGAAGCAATGGTCCTGACTTTTGGGCAATCATTGCGCATAAACGGCATACGCGCGTTCAATGGCGAAAAACCCAACCTTTTATTACCATTTGTCATCATGATACTGGTAGGAATCAATACTTATTGGTGGGTAGTGGTTCATACCGATGCAAGCTTGCGGGCGATGACCAACTCGGTGTTTTTTTGCCTGATCAATCTGTTGTGCATCCGGGCGTTGTCGATTCGGACAGAAACACTGGTACGCATGGCGTATCGGCTGACCGGCGGCGCCTATGCGTTTCTGGTATTGCTTATCGCGCTAAGGGCGATAGCCACTCTGCGCACCGATTCGCCGGCAGATCATTATTATGTCAATCATGGTTTTCTACTATTGGCCAGCGTTGCGCAATTCTGCGCCGCTTTTGGTTTCATGCTCATGCTTAACTACCGTCTGGCCGCCGCTCTGGAACATGCGGCATCATGCGACAGTCTTACCGGCGCCCTTAACCGCCGCAGTCTTGCGCTCATCGCCGACCGATTATGTCTGCAGCTGACCAAACTACAGCAGCCGCTGGCATTGATAATGCTTGATGTCGATCATTTCAAATCCATCAATGACCGCTTTGGTCACCCGCAAGGCGACGATGTGCTGCGGCGCTTGGCAGAGCTTGCCCGCGCATCGATACGCAACACGGATTATCTGGGCCGCTATGGCGGCGAGGAATTTTGTGTGTTGTTGCCTAACGCAACGGAAAGCGAAGCGCTGCAGATTGCCGAACGCATGCGCAACAGTATCGCCAATACGCCGCTGCCAACAGAAACCGGCGATACGATCACCTGCACCATCAGCATCGGTATCTGCGATTCCGAGCATTTCGGACTGGACTTCGAAACCATGGTGAATCAGGCCGACAAAGCGCTTTATTACGCAAAACAGAATGGGCGCAACAGAGCCTTGACGGTAGCGCAGTTAAATGAAGTTGCCGTTGCGGCTTGA
- the ccmA gene encoding cytochrome c biogenesis heme-transporting ATPase CcmA, whose amino-acid sequence MGILTARNLECVRSERELFSQVGFTLSPGCLLQVEGANGSGKTSLLRIVAGLSRPAEGEVLWRGRSIAEHTTDYQAEMAYLGHALGVKADLTALENLLWFLPLTGIRLSETVALTLLAHVGLDGCEGIPARKLSAGQNQRIALARIVARSAALWILDEPFTALDIGGVALLGGLLDAHLETGGMAIVTSHQPLVVSCVIEKLVLS is encoded by the coding sequence ATGGGGATACTGACGGCCCGGAATCTCGAATGCGTACGCAGTGAAAGAGAGCTTTTCTCGCAGGTGGGATTTACGCTCTCTCCGGGATGTTTACTGCAGGTGGAAGGCGCCAACGGCAGTGGCAAAACCAGTTTGCTGCGCATCGTGGCTGGCCTGAGCCGTCCAGCGGAGGGCGAGGTGCTTTGGCGCGGACGCTCTATTGCCGAGCATACGACCGATTATCAGGCCGAAATGGCGTATCTGGGGCATGCACTGGGCGTCAAGGCCGATTTGACCGCGCTGGAAAACCTGTTGTGGTTCTTACCCCTGACCGGTATCCGGCTAAGCGAAACGGTAGCGTTGACGCTGCTGGCGCACGTCGGCCTGGATGGATGCGAGGGCATTCCGGCGCGCAAACTCTCGGCAGGACAGAATCAGCGCATCGCGCTGGCGCGCATAGTGGCGCGCTCGGCGGCCTTGTGGATACTGGACGAGCCGTTCACCGCGCTGGATATAGGCGGAGTGGCCCTGCTCGGCGGTCTGCTGGATGCGCACCTTGAGACCGGCGGCATGGCGATTGTCACTTCGCATCAGCCGCTGGTGGTATCCTGCGTGATAGAAAAGCTGGTGCTGTCTTGA
- a CDS encoding amino acid ABC transporter permease — protein MPKFLAHLFFAPRDRSAEHIPLAAGICGFLSAFLLIALLLYLAFDRLQYGWNWGAVYEYRQKFIQGWLVTVAVSAASLLLSLLIGMLCALIQRSRFLPLRYLGKLYIELIRGTPLLVQILVFFYVVADAVGIENRYMVGILTMALFSGAYIAEIVRAGIESLGESQLESARAIGLTKAQTYRYVVLPQVIRRILPPLAGQFGALIKDSSLLSIIAVSELTLNAQEVNAFTYSALESYLPLAAGYMLLTLPISLFSRYLEKKYRYAS, from the coding sequence ATGCCCAAATTTTTAGCGCATCTGTTTTTTGCGCCGCGTGACCGGAGCGCGGAGCATATTCCACTGGCGGCAGGCATCTGCGGATTTTTATCGGCTTTTCTGCTGATTGCGCTATTGCTCTATCTGGCCTTCGACCGCCTCCAATACGGCTGGAACTGGGGAGCAGTCTACGAATATCGCCAGAAGTTTATCCAGGGCTGGCTGGTCACTGTGGCGGTTTCCGCCGCATCTCTGCTGTTAAGTCTGCTGATCGGCATGCTGTGCGCGCTGATACAGCGCTCGCGCTTTCTGCCGCTTAGGTATCTGGGAAAACTATATATCGAGCTGATACGCGGCACGCCGTTGCTGGTGCAAATACTGGTGTTTTTTTATGTGGTTGCGGATGCGGTCGGCATTGAAAACCGCTATATGGTCGGGATACTGACCATGGCCTTGTTCTCCGGGGCTTATATTGCGGAAATCGTCCGCGCAGGGATAGAAAGCCTGGGCGAATCGCAACTGGAATCGGCGCGAGCCATCGGCCTGACCAAAGCGCAAACCTATCGTTATGTGGTTTTGCCTCAGGTAATACGCCGTATCCTGCCGCCATTGGCCGGGCAGTTCGGCGCATTAATCAAGGATTCTTCCCTGTTGTCCATCATTGCCGTCAGCGAACTGACTTTGAACGCGCAGGAGGTAAATGCTTTCACCTACAGCGCATTGGAAAGCTATCTGCCATTGGCGGCGGGCTATATGCTGCTGACCTTGCCGATATCGCTGTTCAGCCGCTACCTGGAAAAAAAATACCGCTATGCGAGTTAA
- a CDS encoding chemotaxis protein CheW: MNAQHQTVRSGNIEPYNEALRTAAGSSGQEQELQYLTFMLGDESFAIGILHIKEIIEYGQLTRVPRMPEFVRGVINLRGAVVPVIDLKVYLGKSASQITRRSCIVIVEIGHEDEKHDTGVLVDAVSAVLEIPASDIEPAPALGAHIRSDYIAGMGKVNGKFVILLNIGVVLSLDDRANLAGMGDLADARA, encoded by the coding sequence ATGAACGCTCAGCACCAGACCGTCAGGAGCGGTAATATTGAGCCATACAATGAAGCGCTACGCACTGCTGCCGGTAGTAGTGGCCAGGAGCAGGAGCTGCAGTACCTGACTTTCATGCTGGGAGACGAGTCTTTTGCTATCGGCATCCTGCACATCAAGGAAATCATTGAGTACGGACAGTTGACCAGAGTGCCGCGTATGCCGGAGTTTGTTCGCGGTGTAATTAACCTGCGCGGCGCGGTGGTGCCGGTAATCGACCTGAAAGTGTACCTTGGCAAGTCTGCGAGCCAGATAACGCGACGCAGTTGTATTGTCATCGTTGAGATCGGTCACGAAGACGAAAAGCATGATACGGGCGTGCTGGTGGACGCGGTAAGCGCGGTGCTGGAGATACCTGCAAGCGATATAGAGCCGGCGCCGGCTTTGGGTGCACATATACGCTCCGACTATATCGCCGGTATGGGCAAGGTGAACGGAAAATTTGTGATACTGCTTAATATAGGAGTCGTATTGTCGTTGGACGACAGGGCTAATCTGGCGGGCATGGGAGATCTGGCCGATGCACGGGCTTGA